One Micromonospora sp. WMMD1120 genomic region harbors:
- a CDS encoding response regulator transcription factor → MEGRVLVVEDDASIREATALGLRRVGFRVDTAVDGRQALAAFRAGPVDLIVLDLMLPGMDGLEVCREIRRTSAVPILMLTARTDTIDVVVGLECGADDYLRKPFDLPELVARVRSVLRRVGEPTTSTVVEVGGLEIDPGGFVVRRHGRELALTTTEFRLLRELARRPGQVFTRQLLLELVWGHDFLGDSRLVDVAVQRLRAKVEDDPARPLLIRTVRGAGYKLTAG, encoded by the coding sequence ATGGAGGGCCGCGTGCTGGTCGTCGAGGACGACGCCTCCATCCGGGAGGCGACCGCTCTCGGTCTGCGCCGCGTCGGCTTCCGGGTCGACACCGCCGTCGACGGGCGGCAGGCGCTGGCGGCCTTCCGCGCCGGTCCGGTCGACCTGATCGTGCTCGATCTCATGCTGCCCGGCATGGACGGGCTGGAGGTCTGCCGGGAGATCCGGCGTACCAGCGCGGTGCCGATCCTCATGCTGACCGCGCGCACCGACACCATCGACGTGGTGGTGGGGCTGGAGTGCGGCGCGGACGACTACCTGCGCAAGCCGTTCGACCTGCCCGAGCTGGTGGCCCGGGTCCGTTCGGTGCTGCGCCGGGTGGGCGAGCCGACCACGTCCACAGTCGTCGAGGTGGGCGGCCTGGAGATCGATCCGGGCGGCTTCGTGGTCCGTCGGCACGGCCGGGAACTGGCGCTGACCACCACCGAGTTCCGCCTGCTGCGGGAGCTGGCCCGCCGCCCCGGTCAGGTCTTCACCCGGCAACTGCTGCTGGAGCTGGTCTGGGGCCACGACTTCCTCGGCGACTCGCGACTGGTCGACGTCGCCGTGCAACGGTTGCGCGCCAAGGTCGAGGACGACCCGGCGCGGCCACTGCTGATCCGGACCGTCCGTGGCGCCGGCTACAAGTTGACGGCGGGCTGA
- a CDS encoding L-rhamnose mutarotase: protein MIRLRPEQRETYLRLHSAVWPSVEKTLREANFRNYTIFLHGDLLFGYYEYVGDDYEADQRLIAADPQTQEWWKLTDPCQESIAEPGSGDWWAPMREVWHLTDEAVGEG, encoded by the coding sequence GTGATCCGACTCCGTCCGGAGCAGCGGGAGACCTACCTGCGGCTGCACTCCGCGGTGTGGCCGAGCGTCGAGAAGACGCTGCGCGAGGCGAACTTCCGCAACTACACCATCTTTCTGCACGGCGACCTGCTCTTCGGCTACTACGAGTACGTCGGTGACGACTACGAGGCCGACCAGCGGTTGATCGCCGCCGATCCGCAGACCCAGGAGTGGTGGAAGCTGACCGACCCGTGTCAGGAGTCGATCGCCGAACCTGGCTCGGGGGACTGGTGGGCCCCGATGCGGGAGGTCTGGCACCTGACCGACGAGGCGGTCGGAGAGGGGTGA
- a CDS encoding peptidoglycan-binding domain-containing protein, producing MVTRRALLVAAGAAVVGAAPLAGPAAAALPELDMEALIKAAQIDPRRPDTALTAGARDSVLLVERALEARGLLSSAYVDGHFGTSTVAAYAAYQRSLGYTGLDATGLPGPSSLRSLGEGRYTVVRAISPGSVVTLRGAQVNTRTRSMLFEAERLLGRQLVITQGSYSSGVGASAGTHDGGGALDLSVSNLSSAVRTDILRRLRTVGFAAWLRTPEQGDWGYHIHAIALSDTDQSTGAQNQAGDYYLGRNGLANRGADDGPVVSPKRTWEEYQRALG from the coding sequence GTGGTCACGAGAAGAGCCCTGCTCGTCGCCGCCGGCGCGGCGGTGGTCGGTGCCGCACCGCTGGCCGGCCCGGCCGCTGCCGCGTTGCCGGAGCTGGACATGGAGGCGCTGATCAAGGCGGCGCAGATCGACCCGCGTCGGCCGGACACCGCGCTCACCGCGGGCGCCAGGGACAGCGTCCTGCTGGTGGAGCGCGCACTTGAGGCGAGAGGGCTGCTGTCGTCGGCGTACGTCGACGGGCACTTCGGCACCAGCACGGTCGCCGCGTACGCGGCGTACCAACGGTCCCTCGGCTACACCGGCCTCGACGCGACGGGTCTTCCCGGTCCGTCGTCGCTGCGCTCGCTCGGCGAGGGGCGCTACACGGTGGTCAGGGCGATCTCGCCCGGCAGCGTGGTGACACTGCGCGGTGCGCAGGTCAACACCCGCACCAGGTCGATGTTGTTCGAGGCCGAACGCCTCCTCGGTCGTCAGCTCGTTATCACCCAGGGCTCGTACAGCAGCGGTGTGGGCGCGTCCGCCGGAACGCACGACGGCGGCGGGGCGCTCGACCTCTCGGTCAGCAACCTGTCCTCCGCCGTCCGGACGGACATCCTGCGCCGACTGCGCACTGTCGGCTTCGCCGCGTGGCTGCGCACCCCCGAGCAGGGGGACTGGGGCTACCACATCCACGCCATCGCGCTCTCCGACACCGACCAGTCGACGGGCGCGCAGAACCAGGCGGGAGACTATTACCTCGGTCGTAACGGCCTGGCCAACCGGGGTGCCGACGACGGGCCGGTGGTCAGTCCCAAGCGGACCTGGGAGGAGTATCAGCGCGCCCTGGGATGA
- a CDS encoding VCBS repeat-containing protein, translated as MAALRDDPLTDEAAGNPAVLEGVSCALPWATAVVPAEGEYDASFVLFRYEDAGQRWQPLNVGSGGVCDESVPAEIAAQLDGCQLNDPGDELPDDDPVEETEEPSAPEASQGSDGGFSTLASSIGGSITRAEVMQRAQGWVDHQPGPYSQRAFSWDPPRTRKYRRDCSGYVGMAWHLNADPSTRTLHQFSTQISKADLQPGDILNLAAKHVVLFKSWKTDRRHFTYYTFGSTPVKIRTAAIDAGTIDSHRATSYVARRYTKIVKSSTPPAPPKPAGRAAPTVAYDQGDGTMRMYRWLSDGDSFNRTSDYDSGAFRLSVVGDRVASGDVDGDGRDDIVMAYQQPDGTFSYYVWRNGNSAARVWYDSGPFNLGNVDGRLVLGDFNGDRKAEPAMAYDQGDGTMRMYRWLSDGDSFNRTSDYDSGAFRLSVVGDRMASGDVDGDGRDDIVMAYQQPDGTFSYYVWRNGNSAARVWYDSGPFNLGNVDGRLVLGDFNGDRKAEPAMAYDQGDGTMRTYRWLSDGDSFNRTSDYDSGAFRLSVVGDRMASGDVNGDGRDDIVMAYQQPDGTFSYYVWRNGNFAARVWYDSGPFNLGNVGGRLVLGNW; from the coding sequence GTGGCCGCTCTGCGGGACGATCCCCTCACCGACGAGGCGGCCGGCAATCCGGCAGTGCTGGAGGGCGTGAGCTGCGCCCTGCCCTGGGCCACCGCTGTCGTTCCGGCGGAGGGCGAGTACGACGCCTCGTTCGTGCTGTTCCGCTACGAGGACGCGGGGCAGCGATGGCAGCCACTCAACGTCGGTTCGGGCGGGGTCTGCGACGAGTCGGTGCCGGCCGAGATCGCGGCCCAGCTCGACGGATGCCAGTTGAACGACCCCGGGGACGAGCTGCCCGACGACGATCCGGTGGAGGAGACCGAGGAGCCCTCGGCGCCCGAGGCGTCCCAGGGCTCCGACGGCGGCTTCTCCACCCTGGCCTCGTCGATCGGCGGGTCGATAACCCGTGCCGAGGTCATGCAGCGCGCCCAGGGTTGGGTCGACCATCAGCCCGGCCCGTACAGCCAACGTGCGTTCTCCTGGGATCCCCCGCGCACCCGCAAGTACCGGCGTGACTGCTCCGGCTACGTGGGCATGGCCTGGCACCTCAACGCCGACCCGAGCACACGGACGCTGCACCAGTTCTCGACCCAGATCAGCAAGGCGGACCTGCAGCCGGGCGACATCCTCAACCTCGCCGCGAAGCACGTCGTCCTCTTCAAGAGCTGGAAGACCGACCGCCGGCACTTCACCTACTACACCTTCGGGTCGACGCCGGTGAAGATCCGGACGGCGGCGATCGACGCCGGGACCATCGACAGCCACCGGGCCACCAGCTACGTGGCGCGGCGGTACACGAAGATCGTGAAATCCTCCACGCCGCCCGCCCCGCCGAAGCCGGCCGGCCGGGCAGCTCCGACGGTCGCGTACGACCAGGGCGACGGCACCATGCGGATGTACCGGTGGTTGTCCGATGGTGATTCGTTCAACCGCACCAGTGACTACGATTCCGGCGCGTTCCGGCTCAGCGTGGTGGGCGATCGGGTGGCGTCCGGTGATGTGGATGGTGACGGTCGCGACGACATCGTGATGGCGTACCAGCAGCCGGACGGGACGTTCTCCTACTACGTGTGGCGCAACGGTAATTCCGCTGCCCGGGTGTGGTACGACAGTGGGCCGTTCAATCTCGGTAATGTCGACGGCCGCCTCGTGCTCGGTGATTTCAACGGCGACCGTAAGGCCGAGCCGGCGATGGCCTACGACCAGGGCGACGGCACGATGCGGATGTACCGGTGGTTGTCCGATGGTGATTCGTTCAACCGCACCAGTGACTACGATTCCGGCGCGTTCCGGCTCAGCGTGGTGGGTGACCGGATGGCGTCCGGTGATGTGGATGGTGACGGTCGCGACGACATCGTGATGGCGTACCAGCAGCCGGATGGGACGTTCTCCTACTACGTCTGGCGCAACGGCAATTCCGCTGCCCGGGTGTGGTACGACAGTGGGCCGTTCAATCTCGGTAATGTCGACGGCCGCCTCGTGCTCGGTGATTTCAACGGCGACCGTAAGGCCGAGCCGGCGATGGCCTACGACCAGGGCGACGGCACCATGCGCACGTACCGTTGGCTGTCTGACGGTGATTCGTTCAACCGCACCAGTGACTACGACTCGGGCGCGTTCCGGCTCAGCGTGGTGGGCGATCGGATGGCGTCCGGTGATGTGAATGGTGACGGTCGCGACGACATCGTGATGGCGTACCAGCAGCCGGATGGGACGTTCTCCTACTACGTCTGGCGCAACGGCAACTTCGCCGCCCGGGTCTGGTACGACAGTGGGCCGTTCAACCTCGGTAACGTCGGCGGGCGCCTCGTGCTCGGTAACTGGTAG
- a CDS encoding snapalysin family zinc-dependent metalloprotease, with protein MVRRQLRRVALAMLVATVAAAGVQFATGAPAAAVRTVYYDASRTGEFRTNFDQAAQIWNSRVSTVRLQAGTPASITIYVDDGWPRAQPTGLGSGRIWMGRTAVNQGYDRNRIAAHELGHILGLPDRRTGLCTDLMSGSSAPVSCRNATPSSAEASRVNSLFAGTLAAPASTTYTWDGASDVAPMVVGGRPATENYPFMVYVSGCTGTLIKGNWAVTARHCSTPSSVRVGSVNRTSGGTVVRVTRAVNHPSVDVKLLQLASSVSYAPAPIPTTSGAVGTATRIIGWGQTCAPRGCGSAPAVANELDTSIVADSRCSGINGPYEICTNNTNGNSGACYGDSGGPQVRSVNGVWNLIGATSRAGNNNSTCATGPSIYVDLPSIRSWISTQVGGL; from the coding sequence ATGGTTCGACGACAACTCAGACGTGTGGCGCTGGCCATGCTGGTGGCGACAGTGGCGGCGGCCGGGGTGCAGTTCGCCACCGGCGCTCCGGCCGCCGCCGTCCGGACGGTCTACTACGACGCGAGCCGCACCGGAGAGTTCCGCACCAACTTCGACCAGGCCGCGCAGATCTGGAACAGCCGGGTCAGCACCGTCCGGCTCCAGGCCGGCACCCCGGCCAGCATCACCATCTACGTCGATGACGGCTGGCCCCGCGCGCAACCGACCGGCCTCGGCTCGGGTCGGATCTGGATGGGCCGCACGGCCGTCAACCAGGGCTACGACCGCAACCGCATCGCCGCCCACGAACTCGGCCACATCCTGGGCCTGCCGGATCGCCGTACCGGCCTCTGCACCGACCTCATGTCCGGCAGCAGCGCCCCGGTCTCCTGCCGTAACGCCACCCCCAGCTCGGCCGAGGCGAGCCGGGTGAACTCGCTGTTCGCCGGCACCCTGGCCGCGCCGGCCAGCACGACGTACACCTGGGACGGCGCCTCGGACGTCGCCCCGATGGTGGTCGGCGGCCGGCCGGCCACGGAGAACTACCCCTTCATGGTGTACGTCTCCGGGTGCACCGGAACGCTGATCAAGGGCAACTGGGCGGTCACCGCCAGGCACTGCTCGACGCCGTCCTCGGTGCGGGTGGGCAGCGTCAACCGCACCAGCGGCGGCACCGTGGTCCGGGTGACCCGCGCTGTCAATCACCCGAGCGTCGACGTCAAGCTGCTGCAACTCGCCAGCTCGGTCAGCTACGCCCCGGCCCCGATCCCGACCACCTCCGGCGCGGTGGGCACCGCCACCCGGATCATCGGTTGGGGTCAGACCTGCGCGCCCCGGGGCTGTGGGTCGGCCCCGGCGGTCGCCAACGAGCTGGACACGTCCATCGTGGCCGACAGCCGGTGCTCGGGCATCAACGGCCCGTACGAGATCTGCACCAACAACACCAACGGCAACTCCGGCGCCTGCTACGGCGACTCGGGCGGACCGCAGGTGCGCAGCGTCAACGGGGTGTGGAACCTGATCGGCGCGACGAGCCGGGCCGGCAACAACAACTCCACCTGCGCCACCGGCCCGTCCATCTACGTCGACCTGCCCTCGATCCGCTCCTGGATCTCCACCCAGGTCGGCGGCCTCTGA
- a CDS encoding DUF3152 domain-containing protein codes for MWTKVTGRRRTAPAVSLLMVALLTGCTGPAAGQPVSAGGWSDGSTVPAASAPSTRPAPRTTSAAPAVPVSYPATGGNRWSVARAETAPGSGTAGRLLRYRVAVERDIHGLPVADVAGAISATLNDPRGWTAGGAWRLRRVGADDPTDFTIYLATPGTRDTLCQDQPEGYTSCRNGARVVLNVARWVKGVPGYGASLATYRQYMVNHEVGHKLGFGHERCPGKGRPAPVMQQQTLGLHGCVANPWPYPKGRARYSGPVGAYDDAIPRREGAYSAG; via the coding sequence ATGTGGACGAAGGTTACCGGCCGGCGGCGAACCGCCCCGGCGGTGTCGCTGCTGATGGTGGCGCTGCTCACCGGCTGCACCGGACCGGCCGCGGGGCAGCCCGTCAGCGCCGGAGGATGGTCCGACGGGTCCACGGTGCCCGCCGCGTCCGCCCCGTCGACCAGGCCTGCCCCGCGCACCACCAGCGCCGCGCCTGCCGTCCCGGTCAGCTACCCCGCCACCGGCGGCAACCGGTGGTCGGTGGCCCGCGCCGAAACGGCCCCGGGAAGCGGGACCGCCGGCCGGTTGCTGCGCTACCGGGTCGCCGTGGAGCGCGACATCCACGGCCTGCCGGTGGCGGACGTGGCCGGCGCGATCTCCGCGACGTTGAACGACCCACGGGGCTGGACGGCCGGCGGGGCGTGGCGGCTGCGCCGGGTCGGCGCCGACGACCCGACCGACTTCACCATCTACCTCGCGACCCCCGGCACCCGCGACACCCTCTGCCAGGACCAACCGGAGGGCTACACCTCCTGCCGCAACGGGGCCCGGGTGGTCCTCAACGTGGCGCGGTGGGTCAAGGGCGTGCCCGGCTACGGCGCGAGCCTGGCCACCTACCGGCAGTACATGGTCAACCACGAGGTGGGTCACAAGCTCGGGTTCGGTCACGAACGCTGCCCGGGCAAGGGCCGGCCGGCGCCGGTGATGCAGCAGCAGACGCTGGGCCTGCACGGCTGTGTCGCGAACCCCTGGCCGTACCCGAAGGGCAGGGCCCGCTACAGCGGGCCGGTCGGGGCGTACGACGACGCGATTCCGCGCCGGGAGGGCGCCTACTCGGCGGGTTGA
- a CDS encoding SigE family RNA polymerase sigma factor, protein MARDDAAFVEFARAASARLVHAAFLMTGDHHQAEDAAQTALVRTYASWSRIHDDDAYGYARRTLVNHLVDGWRRPLREYPTDEVPQQRRGDVADEVATRRWLVAILGALSPRERAIVVLRYYFDLPEAQVARELAVSVGTVKSTSSRALEKLRSAAPRTADEEARR, encoded by the coding sequence GTGGCGCGCGATGACGCGGCGTTCGTCGAGTTCGCGCGGGCGGCGTCGGCGCGCCTGGTGCACGCCGCGTTCCTGATGACCGGCGACCACCACCAGGCCGAGGACGCCGCGCAGACCGCCCTGGTGCGCACCTACGCGTCGTGGTCGCGGATCCACGACGACGACGCCTACGGGTACGCCCGCCGCACCCTGGTCAACCACCTGGTGGACGGGTGGCGACGCCCGTTGCGGGAGTACCCGACCGACGAGGTGCCGCAGCAGCGGCGCGGTGACGTGGCCGACGAGGTGGCCACCCGACGCTGGTTGGTCGCCATCCTCGGCGCGCTCAGCCCACGGGAGCGGGCCATCGTGGTGCTGCGCTACTACTTCGACCTTCCGGAGGCGCAGGTGGCCCGGGAACTCGCCGTGTCCGTGGGCACCGTGAAGAGCACCAGCTCCCGGGCGCTGGAGAAGTTGCGGAGCGCCGCGCCCCGGACGGCCGACGAGGAGGCGCGCCGATGA
- a CDS encoding ATP-binding protein has protein sequence MTRPSTDLFSGGGETGRLMAELDWARTPLGPVNGWPQSLRSAVRMVLSSRYPMLLLWGENFSQLYNDAYSALIGDKHPAALGGDVRVTLAEGWDVLAPLIEQAMATGVASWVPALRLLLERAGYREEAYFSVSHAPARDDDGRTVGVLTVCSEVTDQVVGERRLRLLRDLSVLGDGRTVDVDTTAARLLDVIGGHPLDVPFAAVYLRDGAALRRVAGGDPRLATALPGSVELTRPGPVASGWGLRDAAEGRAAQVTDVADRLTLPAGPWDDPVRTALALPLPSADEDQPLGVLLAGVSPSRGLDEAYRSFHQLLAQQISVALRNAQEYEEERRRAEALAELDRVKTDFFANVSHEFRTPLTLILGPLSDALTDATAPLTPTQRERVETAWRNGTRLLTLVNSLLTFSSLEAGRARSDARMVDLAALTAELAGVFRAAVERAGLTLEVSCRPLPRPVAVDPVNWERIVTNLLSNALKYTFIGRIRVALDADDEELRLTVADTGIGIGERDLPKLFERFHRVRGARSRSHEGTGIGLALVHELARLEGGDVRVTSQVGVGTTFTVTLPWSAARRNPLAGPAADGRGDAARAAVAEAMGWLTAPGDAPVEPDPASVAPVDELAGAEILLADDNADMRAYLTRLLTGQGWRVRTVSDGRQALDEIHSHPPDLVLTDVMMPVLDGFDLVRRLRADPATRWLPVLVLSARAGGEASVEGLNLGADDYLVKPFAAAELIARVRAGIRRARDRSRTTTVGGDGPTATGATARPAPAGAAGPAIEPVRAPSAATQAPDDPDGLGDVLDRRWTYPSAPTSAATMRRDVREALGDLDADPDVLEDLLLAASEAMNNAVEHAQRPSRPEVSLRVQVGGGLIRISVRDFGTWRDRRPAMDRGRGALLMNAYGDVRLVSTAEGTTVTIERRLA, from the coding sequence GTGACACGACCCAGCACCGACCTGTTCAGCGGCGGCGGTGAGACCGGGCGGTTGATGGCGGAGCTGGACTGGGCCCGCACACCGCTCGGCCCGGTGAACGGGTGGCCGCAGAGCCTGCGCAGCGCCGTCCGGATGGTGCTCTCCTCCCGCTACCCCATGCTGCTGCTCTGGGGCGAGAACTTCTCCCAGCTCTACAACGACGCGTACTCCGCCCTGATCGGGGACAAGCACCCGGCAGCCCTCGGCGGCGACGTGCGGGTGACCCTGGCCGAGGGCTGGGACGTGCTCGCCCCGCTGATCGAGCAGGCCATGGCGACCGGGGTGGCGAGCTGGGTGCCCGCGCTGCGTCTGCTGCTGGAGCGGGCCGGCTACCGCGAGGAGGCGTACTTCAGCGTCTCGCACGCGCCGGCCCGCGACGACGACGGTCGCACGGTCGGCGTCCTGACGGTGTGCAGCGAGGTCACCGACCAGGTCGTCGGTGAACGCCGGCTGCGGCTGCTGCGCGACCTGTCAGTGCTCGGCGACGGCCGGACCGTCGACGTGGACACCACCGCCGCTCGACTGCTCGACGTGATCGGCGGCCACCCGCTGGACGTCCCGTTCGCCGCCGTCTACCTGCGCGACGGCGCGGCGCTGCGGCGGGTCGCCGGCGGCGACCCGAGGCTGGCCACCGCGCTGCCGGGCAGCGTGGAGCTGACCCGACCGGGTCCGGTCGCCAGCGGCTGGGGGCTGCGCGACGCTGCCGAGGGCCGGGCCGCCCAGGTGACCGACGTCGCCGACCGGCTGACACTGCCGGCCGGCCCGTGGGACGACCCGGTGCGCACCGCGCTGGCGCTGCCGCTGCCCTCGGCCGACGAGGACCAGCCGCTCGGGGTGCTGCTCGCCGGGGTCAGCCCCAGCCGAGGCCTCGACGAGGCGTACCGGTCCTTCCACCAGCTCCTGGCCCAGCAGATCTCGGTGGCGCTGCGCAACGCCCAGGAGTACGAGGAGGAACGGCGCCGGGCCGAGGCGCTGGCGGAGTTGGACCGGGTGAAGACCGACTTCTTCGCCAACGTCAGCCACGAGTTCCGTACGCCGTTGACGCTCATCCTCGGCCCGCTCAGCGACGCCCTGACCGACGCCACAGCACCGTTGACACCGACGCAGCGGGAGCGGGTGGAGACCGCCTGGCGTAACGGCACCCGGCTGCTGACGCTCGTCAACAGCCTGCTCACCTTCTCCAGCCTGGAGGCCGGGCGCGCGCGCAGCGACGCCCGGATGGTCGACCTGGCAGCGCTCACCGCCGAACTCGCCGGGGTGTTCCGGGCCGCCGTCGAGCGGGCCGGGCTGACCCTCGAGGTGAGCTGCCGGCCCCTGCCCCGGCCGGTCGCCGTCGACCCGGTCAACTGGGAACGGATCGTCACGAACCTGCTGTCCAACGCGCTGAAGTACACGTTCATCGGTCGGATCCGGGTCGCCCTCGACGCCGACGACGAGGAGCTGCGCCTCACCGTCGCCGACACCGGCATCGGCATCGGCGAACGGGACCTGCCGAAACTCTTCGAACGCTTCCATCGGGTACGGGGCGCCCGCTCCCGTAGTCACGAGGGCACCGGCATCGGCCTGGCCCTGGTGCACGAGCTGGCCCGGCTGGAGGGCGGCGACGTCCGGGTGACGAGCCAGGTGGGCGTCGGCACCACGTTCACCGTCACGTTGCCCTGGTCGGCGGCCCGGCGCAACCCGCTCGCCGGCCCGGCGGCGGACGGACGGGGCGACGCGGCCCGCGCCGCCGTCGCGGAGGCGATGGGGTGGCTCACCGCGCCGGGGGACGCTCCGGTCGAGCCCGACCCCGCGTCCGTCGCGCCCGTCGACGAGCTGGCCGGCGCGGAGATCCTGCTCGCCGACGACAACGCCGACATGCGGGCGTACCTGACCCGCCTGCTCACCGGCCAGGGCTGGCGGGTGCGGACCGTCAGCGACGGCCGCCAGGCTCTCGACGAGATCCACAGCCACCCGCCCGACCTCGTCCTGACCGACGTGATGATGCCGGTCCTGGACGGCTTCGACCTGGTACGCCGGCTGCGCGCCGACCCGGCGACCCGGTGGCTGCCGGTGCTGGTGCTCTCCGCCCGCGCCGGCGGGGAGGCGAGCGTGGAGGGCCTCAACCTGGGCGCCGACGACTACCTGGTGAAGCCGTTCGCGGCGGCCGAGCTGATCGCCCGGGTCCGGGCCGGCATCCGGCGCGCCCGCGACCGCTCCCGCACCACGACGGTCGGCGGCGACGGTCCGACGGCCACCGGGGCCACCGCGCGTCCCGCCCCGGCCGGTGCCGCGGGCCCGGCGATCGAACCCGTCCGTGCCCCGTCCGCCGCCACCCAGGCGCCGGACGACCCGGACGGTCTGGGCGACGTCCTGGACCGCCGCTGGACCTACCCGTCCGCGCCCACCTCGGCGGCGACGATGCGTCGCGACGTCCGCGAGGCGCTGGGCGACCTCGACGCCGACCCGGACGTGCTGGAGGATCTCCTGCTCGCCGCGTCCGAGGCCATGAACAACGCCGTGGAGCACGCGCAGCGGCCCAGCCGCCCCGAGGTGAGCCTGCGGGTCCAGGTCGGCGGTGGCCTGATCCGGATCTCGGTACGGGACTTCGGCACCTGGCGCGACCGCCGACCGGCGATGGACCGGGGCCGCGGCGCGCTGCTGATGAACGCCTACGGCGACGTGCGGCTGGTCTCCACCGCCGAGGGGACGACGGTGACCATCGAGCGGCGGCTGGCCTGA
- a CDS encoding M28 family peptidase, producing MRGRTLSAGVALAVFATMTVTLAAHPVTAAPTTASTLARPIAATVAALAAPDISVTNVQAHLTQFNSIASSNGGNRRAGSAGYTASLNYVKSRLQSAGYTITEQYCSSCTYPSNNLIAEWPGGPADQVVMFGAHLDGVSAGPGINDNATGSATLLENALVLAARNPTVTKRVRFAWWTDEEQGLNGSRFYVNSLSSTQRGYIKGYYNFDMVGSVNGGYFINRVSSTTAAPLKAYWDSLGLQPEENVEGQGRSDDYYFQQAGIPTSGYAAGASARKTSSQAAKWGGTANAAFDPCYHRSCDTTANVSATVLNRAADGVAYALWQLAVGGGSGCTGGQVVGNGGFESGSTPWTASSGVITNASGQPARTGSYKAWLNGNGRSGTESLTQSVTLPSGCASYTLSFWLHIDTAETTSSTAYDRLTVQLGSTTLATYSNLNAASGYVQRSFNVAGSAGQTVTLRFSGTEDSSLQTSFVIDDVTLQAS from the coding sequence ATGAGAGGCAGAACGCTGAGCGCGGGAGTCGCGCTCGCCGTGTTCGCCACGATGACGGTGACGCTGGCCGCCCACCCGGTGACCGCAGCACCCACGACCGCGTCGACGCTCGCCCGGCCGATCGCCGCGACGGTGGCCGCGTTGGCCGCACCGGACATCTCGGTCACCAACGTCCAGGCGCACCTGACCCAGTTCAACTCCATCGCCAGCAGCAACGGTGGCAACCGGCGGGCCGGCTCGGCCGGCTACACGGCCTCGCTCAACTACGTCAAGAGCAGGCTTCAGTCGGCCGGCTACACGATCACCGAGCAGTACTGCTCCAGCTGCACCTACCCCTCGAACAACCTCATCGCGGAGTGGCCCGGCGGGCCGGCCGACCAGGTCGTCATGTTCGGCGCCCACCTGGACGGGGTCTCGGCCGGTCCGGGCATCAACGACAACGCCACCGGCTCGGCCACGCTGCTGGAGAACGCGCTGGTCCTGGCCGCGCGGAACCCGACGGTGACCAAGCGGGTCCGGTTCGCCTGGTGGACCGACGAGGAGCAGGGGCTCAACGGCTCCCGGTTCTACGTCAACTCGCTCAGCTCCACCCAGCGCGGCTACATCAAGGGCTACTACAACTTCGACATGGTCGGCTCGGTCAACGGCGGCTACTTCATCAACCGGGTCTCCTCGACCACGGCGGCGCCGCTGAAGGCGTACTGGGACTCGCTCGGTCTGCAACCGGAGGAGAACGTCGAGGGTCAGGGCCGCTCCGACGACTACTACTTCCAGCAGGCCGGCATCCCGACCTCGGGCTACGCGGCGGGCGCCAGCGCCCGCAAGACCAGCTCCCAGGCGGCGAAGTGGGGCGGCACCGCCAACGCCGCGTTCGATCCCTGCTACCACAGGTCCTGTGACACCACCGCCAACGTGAGCGCGACGGTGCTGAACCGGGCGGCCGACGGTGTCGCGTACGCGCTGTGGCAGCTCGCCGTGGGTGGTGGCAGCGGCTGCACCGGGGGCCAGGTGGTCGGCAACGGCGGCTTCGAGAGCGGCAGCACGCCGTGGACCGCGTCCTCCGGAGTGATCACCAACGCCAGCGGTCAGCCGGCCCGGACCGGGTCGTACAAGGCGTGGCTCAACGGCAACGGCCGAAGCGGCACCGAGAGCCTGACCCAGTCGGTGACGCTGCCGTCCGGGTGCGCCAGCTACACGCTGTCGTTCTGGCTGCACATCGACACCGCCGAGACCACCAGCTCCACGGCGTACGACCGGCTGACAGTGCAGCTCGGCTCCACCACGCTGGCGACGTACTCGAACCTGAACGCGGCGTCCGGCTACGTCCAGCGCAGCTTCAACGTCGCGGGCTCCGCCGGGCAGACGGTCACGCTGCGCTTCAGTGGCACCGAGGACTCGTCGTTGCAGACCAGCTTCGTGATCGACGACGTGACGTTGCAGGCCAGTTGA